From Segatella copri, the proteins below share one genomic window:
- a CDS encoding T6SS effector amidase Tae4 family protein — protein sequence MKKHLLTLLFLILPIITIAQERLFTDKETGGSLGGIVGKIDDDLAVTPLGQLGYEIPIPVPVGTGGMKPALSICYSSGTKDGLLGYGFDLKGLSVITRIPSDRYHDHQPSAVDFSWHDAFALDGMRLMKCGDDVDYYEYRTENDIFSKIIAYGTLTNPSSFKVYTKSGLIYEYQSNLALLNVPSNKTLFWTVTKVTDTVGNYFTIKYTGNADTNELWATRIDYTGNEKTGLSPYASIRLSYTSNSLPPTTYIYGQKVRRSKIITDIDVYFGENKVRNFKATYSSKNGKNLLTSITESTANGMHKNPTIFNWETVEQFKISNQNYDKTASIHKAKLITGDFNGDGKTDFLAIPENKDAGWTGRKFFVSHGTYFTKAFEGQWKNDGEVKQVVCGDFNGDGTTDIAIKRYCNNIAYNCDLYLSFRKSDGSFYLQLKDIISLPKDYELQPIDVNGDGAMDLFLWNKGKKDYRVLASYPNSNGTIKPLGGTSTGQCEEQFYRVEFADINGDGLIDVLNLTDTGTLVLQSNGFGSFIKKDKILWPTQKHGITFGDFNGDGKSDMLLTSWQDDPNENGWSQWCILFSKGDGTFEKTYVPKMEDARKKQKFVADFNGDGYDDIQLIDLESSGSNMTKPMVFLGNGRGGFNRQDAGANVYALDKWHFYTGDFNGDGKEDFICTSDWNKSNWDGYQLFLMPNGHNNLLNKIVDGLGNETNIEYKYLSDNDVFERGNSSKYPVASVGLSYPVVSTIKTPNGIGGIKKNSYKYSNALFHMDGRGFLGFETFTANDESTSTSSITKYEFDSLTYAGGIKEQKTYVNNHIVAEATYTNTIKYGKKAVNHYTYLPTKIVKKNYEYNSSSVLKDITTTITYDDYGNPTSINTRDGNVTTQTFNQYENDEELWRLGRLTMAHTYHSNHNSGSSETAYFKYDQNTSFLQEEHALASNKALGYTKTYERDSFGNIIKSTISPDDGTVPRTTQTQYDSKGRLMTASTSSLDFVTRYTQDEIFGNILSSTDENGIVTNNSYDAFGRLLQSNNPIEKEVYTIGWSEGMTDAPSHALYFTYEKATGKSYKLNFYDCLGRVIRTITESLDAQRIFQDTEYDNKGQVTRTSEPYFYGSTIYWNKNEYDFVGRTTTQTAPNGASYIYQYSGLYTFTFNPNHTRTSRKLDTNGNLAESQDAQGGSIKYEYDYRGNCVYTTGLAKLQASYDAAGNRTRLSDPVLGVSTYKYNAYGELISHTDGHGTTSYQYDDGGRLIKETRPDMTIIYEYDRGWKGALDKKQVQGGPSINYKYDSYGRVVSEQTVVNGNSFTIQTSYNALSLPDVITYPNGLKIQNIYSSCGIQTAVQNYRTGKVYWKLKKLNARGQIESEELGNGLTTTTTYDEKVGTLSSISTPGIQNWSYTFNAIGNLTSRHNLSKNLHETFEYDYCHRLTRVYKNGSEAQRITYNADGRIASKSDVGSYVYDDAGRLSEIKDRKYELRDWNKITYNSLSKISYAQNGNAEMTITYGPDGNRIMSTLAGESKYYIGNLFEHYQKNGNRQDINYIFVQDKAIAMVKQTSTDETTTNYLHHDHLGSIQAYSDEKGKLSQELSYDAWGCRRNPSTWLPYATIQNADALYDRGFGGHEHIDQFEMINMNGRMYDPVAGMFLSPDPFVQAPDNPQGFYRYSYCMNNPLSLTDPSGYSWFSKNWKSLTAAVVGIGVTVLTAGTGASFGVAVAAGAAGGAASALTVSLLNGSNFGQIAKNTMVGGFWGAVSGCLNNISADEDLVASLFKHTFTEGGLDALQGGNAVHGFMMGLTSSAGGYFIDNNLGSLGKAGEITANSMLSGLVDEIGGGKFANGAITGAFSLILNDWAHHHFSDKVLKKIYDEYIQISYENERWVGIGKLCSEIGGEIGAIASEIQNGCAIRLSYALNKSGMYIPHLRGTLKGSDGYNYFLNASEMAKYLSKYRLGTISKGKYARNCLIFQYPNKQWSDQGVSGHVDIVYRSKWGSGSGNITPYKDLRTEIFH from the coding sequence TAACAAATCCATCCTCGTTCAAAGTCTACACGAAGTCTGGATTAATCTATGAATACCAATCAAATCTCGCATTACTTAACGTTCCATCAAACAAAACTTTATTTTGGACGGTAACCAAAGTCACGGATACTGTCGGAAATTATTTTACTATAAAATATACAGGAAACGCTGACACAAACGAATTGTGGGCTACCAGAATTGACTATACAGGCAATGAGAAGACTGGACTATCCCCATACGCTTCCATTAGATTATCCTACACATCCAACAGCCTGCCTCCCACTACTTACATTTATGGACAAAAAGTAAGGAGAAGCAAGATAATCACAGATATAGATGTATACTTCGGTGAAAACAAGGTAAGAAATTTCAAAGCGACCTATTCTTCGAAAAATGGAAAGAACTTACTAACTAGTATCACGGAGTCTACAGCCAACGGCATGCATAAAAATCCGACTATTTTCAATTGGGAAACAGTGGAGCAATTCAAAATATCTAATCAGAATTACGATAAGACTGCTTCCATCCACAAGGCAAAACTAATAACAGGAGATTTCAATGGTGACGGGAAAACTGATTTTCTAGCCATCCCAGAGAATAAAGATGCAGGTTGGACTGGACGTAAGTTCTTCGTCAGCCACGGAACATATTTTACCAAAGCATTTGAAGGGCAATGGAAAAACGATGGAGAAGTTAAACAAGTTGTCTGTGGAGATTTCAATGGTGATGGAACTACAGATATTGCCATCAAAAGGTATTGCAACAACATTGCTTACAATTGTGACTTATACCTCTCATTTAGAAAAAGCGATGGTAGTTTTTACTTACAACTAAAAGATATAATTTCACTTCCCAAAGATTACGAATTACAACCTATAGACGTAAATGGTGACGGGGCAATGGATTTATTTCTATGGAATAAAGGAAAGAAAGACTATAGAGTTTTAGCATCTTATCCCAACTCTAATGGAACAATAAAACCACTTGGCGGAACTTCAACAGGACAGTGTGAAGAACAATTCTATCGCGTGGAGTTTGCCGACATAAATGGCGACGGTTTAATTGATGTGCTAAATCTAACAGACACAGGAACCCTAGTGCTCCAAAGCAATGGATTTGGTTCTTTCATCAAAAAAGATAAGATATTATGGCCTACCCAAAAACACGGCATTACCTTTGGCGATTTCAATGGTGATGGCAAGAGCGACATGCTTCTTACTTCTTGGCAAGATGATCCAAACGAAAATGGATGGTCACAATGGTGCATACTATTTTCAAAGGGAGACGGAACCTTTGAAAAAACTTATGTACCCAAGATGGAAGATGCCCGTAAAAAGCAGAAATTTGTTGCTGATTTTAATGGTGATGGGTACGATGACATTCAACTTATTGATTTGGAATCTTCCGGTTCAAACATGACCAAGCCTATGGTCTTTCTTGGTAACGGACGAGGAGGGTTTAACAGACAAGATGCTGGTGCAAATGTCTACGCTCTGGACAAGTGGCACTTCTATACGGGAGATTTCAACGGTGACGGAAAAGAAGATTTCATCTGCACCTCAGATTGGAATAAAAGCAATTGGGATGGATATCAATTATTTTTAATGCCTAATGGACACAACAACTTGTTAAATAAGATTGTCGATGGATTAGGCAACGAGACAAACATAGAATACAAATACCTATCTGACAACGATGTCTTCGAACGTGGGAATTCTTCCAAGTATCCCGTAGCATCGGTAGGTTTGTCTTACCCTGTAGTTAGCACTATCAAGACCCCAAATGGCATCGGTGGAATAAAAAAAAATAGTTATAAATATTCCAATGCCCTTTTTCATATGGATGGCAGGGGATTTTTGGGCTTTGAGACTTTTACCGCTAATGACGAGTCAACCAGTACAAGTTCTATTACAAAATACGAATTTGATTCTTTAACATATGCAGGCGGAATCAAGGAACAGAAGACCTATGTCAATAACCATATTGTGGCAGAGGCTACATATACCAACACTATTAAATATGGTAAAAAAGCAGTCAACCATTATACTTACTTACCAACTAAAATAGTAAAGAAAAATTACGAGTACAATTCATCAAGCGTACTTAAGGACATAACGACAACTATAACATATGATGACTATGGCAACCCTACGAGTATAAACACTAGGGATGGAAATGTAACAACGCAAACATTCAACCAATATGAAAACGACGAGGAACTTTGGCGACTAGGACGTCTCACTATGGCGCATACGTATCACAGCAACCATAATAGCGGAAGTAGCGAAACCGCCTACTTCAAATATGACCAAAACACAAGTTTTCTACAAGAAGAGCATGCCCTTGCCTCCAATAAGGCATTAGGCTATACAAAGACTTACGAACGAGACTCTTTTGGCAACATCATAAAAAGTACGATTAGTCCAGATGATGGTACTGTACCACGTACTACCCAGACGCAATATGACTCGAAGGGTAGACTGATGACAGCCTCCACATCTAGTCTTGACTTTGTAACGAGATATACCCAAGACGAGATATTTGGCAACATACTGTCTTCCACTGATGAAAACGGCATCGTCACCAATAATAGCTATGACGCATTTGGCAGATTACTTCAAAGCAATAATCCTATAGAAAAGGAAGTATATACCATAGGATGGAGCGAAGGAATGACAGATGCGCCATCTCATGCCCTATATTTCACTTACGAGAAAGCAACAGGCAAATCATACAAACTTAATTTTTATGATTGTTTGGGTAGAGTAATCCGAACTATAACGGAATCTTTGGATGCACAGCGTATTTTTCAGGATACAGAATATGATAATAAAGGGCAAGTGACAAGAACCTCTGAACCCTATTTTTATGGCAGCACTATCTATTGGAACAAAAACGAGTATGATTTCGTAGGAAGAACTACCACTCAAACTGCACCAAACGGGGCTTCATATATCTACCAGTATAGTGGATTATACACATTTACGTTCAACCCTAATCATACTCGTACATCTCGTAAGTTAGATACTAACGGCAATTTAGCAGAAAGCCAAGACGCACAAGGTGGCAGCATAAAATATGAATATGACTATCGGGGTAACTGTGTTTACACTACAGGCTTAGCAAAATTGCAAGCTTCTTATGACGCAGCAGGCAACCGCACAAGACTATCAGACCCAGTTCTTGGTGTATCAACCTATAAATACAATGCCTATGGTGAGTTGATATCCCATACAGATGGGCATGGCACGACAAGCTATCAATACGATGATGGAGGACGTTTAATAAAGGAGACTCGCCCAGACATGACCATCATATATGAGTATGATAGAGGTTGGAAAGGAGCCTTAGACAAAAAGCAAGTACAAGGGGGACCTTCTATAAATTACAAATACGACAGTTATGGCAGAGTCGTATCTGAACAAACTGTTGTCAACGGAAACAGCTTTACTATTCAAACGAGTTACAATGCACTCAGTTTACCTGATGTGATTACATATCCAAATGGTCTAAAAATCCAAAACATATATTCATCCTGTGGTATACAAACAGCTGTACAAAACTACAGAACAGGAAAAGTATATTGGAAATTAAAAAAACTTAACGCACGTGGGCAAATAGAAAGTGAAGAACTGGGGAATGGTCTAACCACGACTACTACCTATGACGAAAAAGTAGGAACATTGTCAAGCATCAGTACTCCAGGCATTCAAAACTGGAGTTATACATTTAATGCTATCGGCAATCTCACCTCACGGCATAACTTGTCCAAAAATCTGCACGAAACATTTGAATACGACTATTGCCATCGCTTAACACGGGTTTACAAGAATGGTAGCGAAGCGCAAAGAATCACATATAATGCTGATGGTAGAATTGCTTCTAAGTCAGACGTTGGCAGCTATGTATATGATGACGCAGGTAGACTTTCGGAAATCAAAGACCGCAAATATGAGTTGAGAGATTGGAATAAAATCACATACAATTCTCTCAGCAAAATAAGCTATGCACAAAATGGAAACGCAGAAATGACCATCACCTATGGTCCTGATGGTAATCGTATCATGTCAACGCTTGCAGGAGAAAGCAAGTATTATATTGGCAACCTATTTGAACATTATCAAAAGAATGGAAATAGGCAAGATATCAACTATATTTTTGTACAGGATAAGGCAATCGCAATGGTGAAACAAACATCTACGGATGAAACTACCACAAATTACCTGCATCACGACCACTTAGGCTCAATTCAAGCTTACTCCGATGAAAAAGGAAAACTTTCTCAAGAGCTAAGCTATGACGCTTGGGGATGCCGACGTAATCCAAGCACTTGGCTTCCTTATGCCACTATCCAAAACGCCGATGCCCTATACGATAGAGGCTTTGGAGGGCATGAGCACATTGACCAATTTGAGATGATCAACATGAACGGAAGAATGTATGACCCTGTCGCCGGTATGTTCCTCTCACCTGACCCATTCGTTCAAGCACCCGACAATCCACAAGGATTCTACCGATACAGCTATTGCATGAACAACCCTCTGTCATTGACAGACCCTTCGGGCTATAGTTGGTTCAGTAAGAACTGGAAATCCTTAACCGCAGCTGTAGTAGGTATAGGTGTAACGGTATTAACAGCTGGCACAGGGGCATCTTTTGGAGTCGCTGTCGCAGCTGGTGCTGCAGGTGGTGCAGCCAGTGCGTTAACTGTGTCCTTATTGAATGGTTCAAATTTTGGACAAATAGCTAAAAACACTATGGTGGGAGGCTTTTGGGGGGCTGTCTCAGGATGCCTAAACAACATATCTGCAGACGAAGACTTAGTAGCGTCCCTTTTTAAACATACATTTACCGAAGGTGGGTTAGATGCCCTACAAGGTGGTAATGCCGTGCATGGTTTTATGATGGGATTAACATCTTCCGCTGGTGGCTATTTTATAGATAACAATCTTGGATCATTAGGAAAAGCAGGAGAAATCACAGCAAACTCCATGTTGAGCGGTCTTGTAGATGAAATTGGCGGTGGTAAGTTCGCAAATGGAGCCATCACAGGAGCCTTTTCGTTGATTTTAAACGATTGGGCTCACCATCATTTTTCCGACAAAGTTTTAAAAAAAATATACGATGAATATATACAAATTTCCTATGAAAACGAACGTTGGGTAGGAATAGGTAAACTTTGCTCTGAAATTGGAGGTGAGATTGGTGCCATAGCAAGTGAGATTCAAAACGGATGCGCCATAAGATTAAGCTATGCACTTAATAAAAGTGGAATGTACATTCCACATTTAAGAGGGACGTTGAAAGGCTCAGATGGGTATAACTATTTTCTTAATGCTTCAGAAATGGCAAAATATCTATCCAAATACCGATTAGGAACGATAAGCAAAGGTAAATACGCCAGGAATTGTTTAATCTTCCAATACCCTAATAAACAATGGAGCGACCAAGGTGTATCTGGTCATGTTGATATAGTTTATCGTTCAAAATGGGGATCAGGAAGCGGGAACATAACTCCCTACAAAGATTTGAGAACAGAAATATTTCATTAA
- a CDS encoding L-cysteine desulfidase family protein, with amino-acid sequence MLEKSKRERIIALVNKEVVPAIGCTEPMSVALCTAKAATTLGKRPERIEVLLSPNMLKNAMGVGIPGTGMIGLPIAVSLGALIGKPEYQLEVLKDLTPDSLEQGKQYIKDADINIKLKQGDVDKLYIEIICHAGEDQATAIISGSHTHFVYVERNGEVVLDKRGGAVGDEADDDIQLNFPMVYEFATTAPLDEISFILKTRDYNMKAAELSIKGNYGHCLGKTMDRPLSHGIFGDNIFSHIISRTASACDARMGGAMIPVMSNSGSGNQGICATNPVVVYALENENTEEEMIRALMLSHLTAIYIKQSLGKLSALCGCVVASTGSSCGITYLMGGDYTRICNSVKNMIANLTGMICDGAKPSCALKISSGVSTALLSALLSMEGKCVTSAEGIVDDDVDKCIHNLTSIGADAMRATDEMVLDIMTHK; translated from the coding sequence ATGTTAGAGAAAAGTAAGCGTGAGCGCATCATTGCGCTCGTTAATAAAGAGGTGGTTCCTGCCATCGGCTGTACCGAACCGATGTCTGTGGCACTATGTACAGCCAAGGCTGCTACTACATTGGGCAAGCGCCCTGAACGTATTGAAGTTCTTCTGAGTCCTAATATGCTCAAGAATGCGATGGGTGTCGGCATTCCTGGCACGGGGATGATCGGTTTGCCTATCGCCGTATCGCTGGGTGCGCTCATCGGAAAGCCTGAATATCAGCTGGAAGTGTTGAAAGATCTTACTCCCGATAGTCTGGAGCAGGGCAAACAATATATCAAGGATGCGGATATCAACATCAAACTGAAGCAGGGTGATGTGGATAAACTCTATATCGAAATCATCTGTCATGCCGGTGAAGACCAGGCTACGGCAATTATCTCCGGTTCTCATACCCATTTTGTGTATGTTGAGCGTAATGGCGAGGTGGTGCTCGATAAGCGTGGCGGTGCTGTGGGCGATGAGGCTGATGACGACATCCAGCTCAATTTCCCGATGGTTTACGAGTTTGCTACAACAGCTCCGCTCGATGAGATTTCTTTCATTCTCAAGACCAGGGACTATAATATGAAGGCTGCCGAGTTGAGTATCAAAGGCAACTATGGCCACTGTCTGGGCAAGACGATGGACCGTCCGTTGAGTCATGGTATCTTCGGCGATAATATTTTCTCGCATATCATCTCCCGCACCGCTTCAGCCTGTGATGCCCGTATGGGTGGTGCCATGATTCCGGTGATGAGTAACAGCGGCAGCGGCAACCAGGGCATCTGTGCAACGAATCCTGTGGTGGTTTATGCGCTGGAGAACGAGAATACCGAGGAGGAAATGATTCGTGCCCTGATGCTCAGTCATCTGACTGCCATCTATATCAAGCAGAGCTTAGGCAAGCTTTCAGCTCTTTGCGGTTGTGTGGTAGCCAGTACGGGCAGCAGTTGCGGCATCACCTATCTGATGGGTGGCGATTATACCCGCATCTGCAATTCTGTCAAGAATATGATAGCCAATCTCACCGGTATGATTTGTGACGGAGCGAAACCAAGTTGTGCCCTGAAGATTTCATCAGGTGTCAGCACCGCTCTTCTTTCTGCCCTCCTTTCTATGGAAGGCAAGTGTGTCACCTCTGCCGAGGGTATCGTAGATGATGATGTGGATAAGTGCATCCACAACCTCACTAGCATTGGTGCCGATGCGATGCGAGCTACCGATGAAATGGTGCTCGATATCATGACGCATAAATAA
- a CDS encoding diaminopimelate dehydrogenase, protein MKKFRAAVVGYGNIGKFTVEALEAAPDFEIAGIVRRQGAKDKPAELANYEVVDDITKLKDVDVAILATPTRSCPEYAEKIVALGINTVDSFDIHTSILDYRTKQMENCKKAGKVSVISAGWDPGSDSIVRVLMESLAPKGLTYTNFGPGMSMGHSVCVRSKKGVKEALSVTIPLGEGIHRRMVYVELEEGAKLEDVTAEIKADPYFAHDETHVFAVASVDDVKDMGHGVNLVRKGVSGKTQNQRFEFNMSINNPALTAQVLVNVARASFRLQPGCYTMPEIPVIDMLPGTREEIVATLV, encoded by the coding sequence ATGAAGAAATTTAGAGCAGCCGTAGTAGGATACGGCAACATCGGTAAGTTTACTGTTGAGGCACTCGAAGCAGCTCCTGACTTTGAGATTGCAGGTATTGTACGTCGCCAGGGTGCCAAGGACAAACCAGCTGAGTTGGCAAACTATGAAGTAGTAGATGACATCACCAAGTTGAAGGATGTAGATGTTGCTATCCTCGCAACCCCTACCCGCTCTTGCCCTGAGTATGCAGAGAAGATCGTTGCTCTCGGTATCAACACCGTAGACAGCTTCGATATCCACACCAGTATCCTCGACTATCGTACCAAGCAGATGGAAAACTGCAAGAAGGCTGGCAAGGTAAGCGTTATCTCTGCTGGTTGGGACCCAGGTTCTGATTCTATCGTACGTGTTCTGATGGAGAGCCTTGCTCCTAAGGGTTTGACATATACCAACTTCGGTCCTGGTATGAGTATGGGTCACTCAGTTTGTGTTCGTAGCAAGAAGGGCGTAAAGGAAGCGCTCTCTGTAACCATCCCATTGGGTGAGGGTATCCACCGCCGTATGGTATACGTAGAGTTGGAAGAAGGTGCCAAGCTTGAGGATGTAACAGCCGAAATCAAGGCAGATCCATACTTCGCTCACGATGAGACCCACGTATTTGCCGTAGCATCTGTAGATGATGTAAAGGATATGGGTCATGGTGTGAACCTCGTTCGCAAGGGTGTATCTGGCAAGACCCAGAACCAGCGTTTCGAGTTCAACATGAGCATCAACAACCCAGCCCTCACCGCTCAGGTATTGGTTAACGTAGCTCGTGCTTCATTCCGTCTGCAGCCAGGTTGCTACACCATGCCAGAGATTCCAGTCATCGATATGTTGCCAGGAACCCGTGAGGAAATCGTTGCAACACTCGTATAA
- a CDS encoding HEAT repeat domain-containing protein: MKIKNLEEALICFKENAIIHGECTQNGDYKRGNKSHKNIINAIKYISAEHKYEILEPLLEDNNLSVRIWAAYALLHVNTPKAVKALKEIVKNDSGIMGFNAEMTLDEFKKGNI; this comes from the coding sequence ATGAAAATCAAGAATTTAGAAGAAGCATTAATCTGTTTTAAAGAAAATGCAATCATTCATGGGGAATGTACGCAAAATGGAGACTACAAACGTGGTAACAAAAGCCACAAAAATATAATAAATGCCATCAAGTACATTTCTGCAGAACATAAATATGAAATTTTAGAACCTCTTTTGGAAGATAACAATCTTTCTGTAAGAATATGGGCAGCTTATGCACTATTGCACGTTAATACTCCAAAAGCAGTAAAAGCATTGAAAGAAATTGTTAAGAATGACAGTGGAATTATGGGGTTCAATGCAGAAATGACATTAGATGAATTCAAAAAAGGCAACATTTAA
- a CDS encoding aminopeptidase C, producing MRKNVLLLGAMMMASMSLMAQTKGGGISQSALQQMEKSQQAGVANKALFNAIANNNIDDLVKNHANEAPVDTHFSIETPSQSIHNQKSSGRCWMFSGFNVLRSNFAVNDKQGRVVEYSQDYLFFYDQLEKANLMLQGVIDLGKKSIEDPQVQFFFKNPLNDGGTFCGVADLASKYGLVPMSAQPETYSSNNTSKMSRLVSSKLREYGLELRKMVAQGKKSAAIQARKNEMLGQVYHMLSLTLGEPVKEFTYAFRDKDGKQIGEAKKYTPKSFYEETVGKDLNGTFLMVMNDPRRPYHKTYEVEYDRHTYDGHNWKYLNLPMEEIAQLAIASLKDGHKMYSSYDVGKQLDRKRGYLALDNFDYASLFNTSFPMNKADRIATFDSGSTHAMTLTAVDLDANGKPVKWKVENSWGADNGFAGCFIMTNDWFNEYMFRLVVNKKYASEQLLKEFDQKPTMLTPDDPLFQLED from the coding sequence ATGAGAAAAAATGTATTACTTTTGGGAGCCATGATGATGGCTTCCATGTCTCTGATGGCGCAGACCAAGGGTGGCGGCATCAGTCAGTCTGCTCTCCAGCAGATGGAGAAAAGCCAGCAGGCAGGTGTAGCCAACAAGGCACTCTTCAATGCGATTGCCAACAACAACATTGATGACCTTGTGAAGAATCATGCCAACGAGGCCCCGGTTGATACTCATTTCAGCATCGAGACTCCTTCGCAGAGCATTCACAACCAGAAGAGTTCGGGCCGTTGCTGGATGTTCAGCGGTTTCAACGTGCTCCGTTCCAACTTTGCTGTCAACGACAAGCAGGGTAGAGTGGTGGAGTATTCTCAGGATTATCTCTTCTTCTATGATCAGCTGGAGAAGGCTAACCTGATGCTCCAGGGTGTCATCGACCTCGGCAAGAAGAGCATTGAGGATCCTCAGGTGCAGTTCTTCTTTAAGAATCCGCTCAATGACGGTGGTACTTTCTGTGGTGTTGCCGATTTGGCAAGCAAGTATGGTCTCGTACCTATGAGTGCCCAGCCTGAGACTTACTCAAGCAACAATACTTCCAAGATGAGCCGTCTCGTAAGCAGCAAGCTCCGCGAGTATGGTCTGGAACTCCGCAAGATGGTGGCTCAGGGTAAGAAGTCGGCAGCTATCCAGGCTCGCAAGAACGAGATGCTCGGTCAGGTTTATCACATGCTGAGTCTTACTCTCGGCGAACCGGTAAAGGAATTTACCTATGCTTTCCGCGACAAGGATGGCAAGCAGATTGGCGAGGCGAAGAAGTATACTCCTAAGAGTTTCTATGAGGAAACCGTAGGCAAGGACCTGAACGGTACCTTCCTGATGGTGATGAACGATCCACGCCGTCCTTACCACAAGACATACGAGGTAGAGTACGACCGCCACACTTATGATGGTCATAACTGGAAGTATCTGAACCTGCCTATGGAGGAGATTGCCCAGCTCGCCATCGCCTCTCTGAAGGACGGTCATAAGATGTATTCAAGCTATGATGTGGGCAAACAGCTTGATAGAAAGCGCGGCTATCTGGCACTCGACAACTTCGATTACGCCAGCCTCTTCAATACCTCATTCCCAATGAACAAGGCTGACCGCATCGCTACTTTCGATAGTGGTTCTACTCATGCCATGACGCTGACAGCTGTAGATCTCGATGCCAATGGCAAGCCTGTAAAATGGAAGGTGGAGAACAGTTGGGGTGCCGACAATGGTTTTGCCGGTTGCTTCATCATGACCAACGATTGGTTCAACGAGTACATGTTCCGCCTGGTAGTAAACAAGAAGTATGCTTCTGAGCAGCTCTTGAAGGAATTCGACCAGAAGCCAACCATGCTGACTCCAGATGATCCTCTGTTCCAGTTGGAAGACTAA